One Mycolicibacterium rufum genomic window, AATTACCACGCCGCCGCCTATACTCGGGGCAATCGCAGCAGGTAAGAGGGGGCCAGCCAGTGGTCGAGCGGCTCGCGTCCGGCCGTCACCAACTCAGCCGGGAAGAGGTCGCAGCCCACCAGCGGCAGCGGCTGTTCAAGGCGCTCGCGGCGGTGATGACGACCAACGGCTACAGCAACACGACGGTCGACGACGTCATCAAGGAGGCCAAGGTCTCGCGGGCGACGTTCTATCAGCACTTCGAGTCCAAGCAGGACCTCTTCATGGCGGGCTACGCCCGGATGCAGCGCCACGTCATCGACGCGATCCGGACCGTCCCCACCACCGGCACCCCGATGCAGAACTTCGCCGTCATGCTCGACCGCTACCTGGGGTTCATCGCGCTCGACCCGTCCACCGCGCGGCTCTACCTGCTGGAGGTCTACGCCGCCGGTCCCGAGGCGATGCGCCGGCGGGTCGAACTGCAGCAGGAGTTCGTCGCCGGAGTCGCGCAGATCTTCGGGGCCCGCAACGACGCCGACCGGTTCGCCTGCCAGGCGCTGGTCGCGGCGATCTCGACGCTGGTGATCAACACCCTCACCGGCGGTGACGCCGATGCAGTCGTCGCGCTGCGCACCCCGATTCTGGAGTACACCGAGCGAGTGATGGGCTCAGCGCCGTCACCACATGCATGATGGTCGGACAATGACAATCGAGTCGCGCGGCCTGCGGGAACGCAAGAAGTGGCAGACCCGCCAGGCGATCCGGCGCGAGGCGTTGCGGCTGTTCACCGAGCAGGGCTTCGCCGACACCACGGTCGAGCAGATCGCCGAGGCCGCCGAGGTCTCACCGCGGACCTTCTACCGCTACTTCGGCGTGAAGGAAGCGGTGCTCATCTCCGTCGACCACTCGCCGCTGATCGTCGCGGCGTTCATCGCGGCACCCCGGGATCTGACCCCGATCGCCGCCTACCAATACGCGGTCACCGAGGTGTTCGGCTCGCTGTCGGAGGAGGACCGGCAGGCCGACCTCCTCGGCCAGGAGCTGCTGTACCAGGTGCCCGAGGCGCACGGGCTGATCTACGCGGAGATGATCAAGCTGATCGGGCTCATCACCGACGCTCTGCAGCATCGGCAGGACGAGCCCACCGATGTGGCTGAGCGCCGCGTGCTGGCCGGCGCGATCGTCGGCGTGATCATGGGTGCCGCGCACAACGACCCTCTTCCGGAGAAATCCCTTCCCCTGGCGTTGACAATCCTCGACGCGAAGATCGCGTGGTGACCACCGCGGCGCCCTCCACATGGGCGCCGCTGCGCTCCCCGGTCTTCCGCGCGCTGTGGATCGCGCAACTGGTGTCCAACCTGGGCACCTGGATGCAGACGGTCGGCGCGCAGTGGATGCTCGTCGAGGATCCGCGGGCCGCGGTGCTGGTGCCGCTGGTGCAGACGGCGACGACGCTGCCGGTGATGCTGTTGGCGCTGCCGTCGGGCGTGCTGGCCGACCTGGTCGACCGGCGCCGGCTGCTGATCGCCACCCAGGGCGCGATGGCCGCCGGGGTCGCGTTCCTCGCGACACTGACCGGATTCGGGCTGACGACGCCGGCGGTGCTGCTGATCGTGCTGTTCGTCATCGGCTGCGGGCAGGCGCTCACCGCACCGGCGTGGCAGGCGATCCAGCCCGATCTGGTTCCGCCGCAACAGATCCCGGCGGCGGCGGCGCTGGGCAGCATGAGCATGAACGGCGCCAGGGCGATCGGGCCGGCGATCGCCGGCGCGCTGGTGTCGCTGGCGGGGCCGACGCTGGTGTTCGCGCTCAACGCCGTGTCGTTCATCGGCATCGTCGGGGTGCTGCTCTGGTGGCGCCGCCCGCCGATCGAGCACACCTTCCCGCCCGAGCGGGCGCTGGCGGCATTGAGCGCTGGGGGCCGCTACATCCGCAGCTCACCGATCGTGCGGCGGATCCTGCTGCGCACCGCGTTGTTCATCGGCCCGGCCAGCGCGCTGTGGGGGCTGCTGCCGGTGATCGCAGCCAACCAGCTGGGGTTGTCGTCGTCGGGCTACGGCTTGCTGCTCGGCGCACTCGGTGTGGGCGCGCTGCTGGGGGCGCTGCTGCTGTCGCGGCTGCGGTCGCGATTCGGGCAGAACATGCTGCTGGCCCTGGGAGCCGGGGGTTTCGCAGCGGCGACGGCGGTGCTGGCGCTGGTGCCGAATTTCGCGGCCGTGCTCGCCGCGCTGGTGGTCGGCGGGGCGGCGTGGCTGCTGTCGCTGTCGACGCTGAACGCGTCGATGCAGCTGAGCCTGCCGGGCTGGGTGCGGGCGCGCGGGCTGTCGGTGTACCAGCTGATCTTCATGGGCGGCCAGGCGCTCGGGTCGGTGGTGTGGGGCGTGGTCGCGGGGACCACGAGCAGCGTGACCAGCCTGCTGGTGAGTGTGGGTCTGCTGGCGGCGTGCGGGGTGTCGCTGCTGTGGTGGCCGCTGCACCGCAGCACCGGCAACCTCGACCTGACGCCGTCGTCGCACTGGCCGGAGCCGAACCTGCTGTTCGAGCCCGAGCCGCTCGACGGGCCGGTGCTGGTGCTGACCTCGTACCGCGTGGCGCCGGAGAACGAGGAGGGGTTCATCGCGGCGATGGCGGTGCTGGGCCGGTCGCGGCAGCGCACCGGCGCGGCGCAGTGGCGGCTGTTCCGCAGCGTCGAGGAGGAGTCCACCTTCGTCGAGACGTTCGTGGTGCGCTCCTGGGGCGAGCACATGCATCAGCACTACACGCGGCTGACGGGTCAGGATGCGCTGATCGAGAGCAACGTCCAGAAGTACGTCGACGGCGAGGCGCTGTCGCAGCACTACCTCGCGGTCCGCGACTCAGGCTGAGCCGACCACCGGCCAGAACAGGTCGAACAGCCTCGTCTGCCAGCCCTCGGCGACGGTCCCGGTCCGGGCGCGCTCGGCGGTGTACGCCCCGACCAGCGCGTCGATCAGCGTCGCGGCGTCGACGCCGGCCCAGCTGTCCTCGATCACCGTCTCGAGCGCGGCGCGCTGTCCGGCGAGGAGGCGCCGGAACACGTCGGTGAACTCCGGGTCCTCGTCGGTCAGCAGCGCCGCGAACCCGCCGAACCCGATGCCGCCCTCGACCGCCTCGACGGCGTGCTCGATCACCCAGCGCAGCCGTTCCCGCGGATCGGCGTCCGCGCCGGGCGGTGCGGTGGGTGTCAACCGGCCTAGCGCGGCCGACAGCATCTCGCGCCGGTCGCGGTAGCGCCGGTAGATCGTCGTCTTCGCGACGCCGGACCGGGCGGTGACGGCCTCGACGGTCACGCCACGTGGGCCGCGGGTGCGCAGCAGCTCCAGCGTCGCGTCGGCGATGCGCTGATCGACGTCACCTTTGGCCACGAGCCCTCCCGTCCGGAATAACGGCATCGCCCGAAACGCTACATTGAGCGTAGCGCTACGGTGAGCGTAGCGTTTGACGAAAGGAGACCTCATGGCGACGTTCGCCTACCTCAACTTCCTGCTGACCTTCGTGGCGCTGGGTCTGTTCGTGCACGCGCTGGCGACCGGCAGTGCCGCGGCCGTGGCCTACGGCGTCGCGCTGGTCGTGTTCCTCGTGGCGATGGTCGCGGGGTCGCGCGTCGGCAAGCACGCCTGGGCGAAGCCGGTCCGGGACGCGCAGATCGAGCGCTACCTGCAGCGCTATCGCCCGGTCGAGGACACGCCCGCCGAACCCGAGCACGAAATCCCGGAGCGGCTCGCGGCGTAGGGTGCGACCGTGCATGTCGACGCGATGACGATGCCGCAGCCCCTGCTCGAGGTCGCCGACCTCGCCCGGCGCACGCAGACGGCGGGATTCTCGGGTCTGCTGTTCACCGAGACCGGTCGCACGCCCTATTTGAACGCCGCGGTCGCCGCGCAGGCGGCGCCGGGGCTCGAGCTGTCGACGGGCGTGGCGGTGGCGTTCCCGCGCAGCCCGTTCGTCACGGCGGCGACGGCGTGGGAGCTGCAGGAGGCCGCAGGCGGTGCGTTCCGGCTGGGGCTCGGCACGCAGGTGCGCACCCACGTGGTCCGCCGCTACGGCGTGGACTTCGAGCATCCGGGGCCGCGGCTGCGCGACTACGTGCTCGCGGTCAAGGCGTGCTTCGCGGCGTTCCGCACCGGCAAGCTCGACCATCGCGGCGACTTCTACAGCCTCGACTTCATCACTCCGCAGTGGAGCCCGGGTCCGATCGACGTGCCCGATCCGAAAGTCGACATCGCGGCGGTGAACCCGTGGATGCTGCGGATGGCCGGCGAGGTCGCCGACGGCATCCACGTGCACCCGCTGGGCGAGCCGGGCTACATCCGGCGCCATGTGCTGCCGAATCGGGCAGCCGGAGCCGAGAAGGCGGGCCGCTCCCCCGACGACATCGCGGTGATCGTGCCGGTGATGACGATCGTCGGCGACACCGACGAGGAGCGGCAGCGCGAGCGCGAACTGGTGCGGGCCAGCATGAGCTTCTACGGCAGCACCCCGAACTACGCGTTCATCTGGGACGAGGCCGGGTTCGAGGGCACGACGGCGCGGATCCGGGAGAAGCAGAAGGCCGGCGATTTCGCGGGCATGGCGGCTCAGATCACCGACGACCACATCGCGGCGTTCGCGACGGAGTCGACGTGGGACGGCCTGGCCGACGCGCTGCGGTCGAAGTACGACGGGGTCGCGACACGGTTGGTGCTGTACAACGCGCTGGCCGACCGCGAGTGGTTCACAAGGTATGGGGAAGTGGCTCAGCAGCTTTCGTGAGCTACTCGGACACCGCGGCCGCGATGCGGGCTGCCGGGTAGGGCAACTCGATGCCGTTCGCGTCGAAGGCGCGCAGGATCTCGCGGCGCAACCGGCGCTGGACCGACCACTGGGCGTTGGGCCGGGTCTTCACCGTCATTCGCAGCGTCACCTGGTCGGACCGCAGTTCCTGGACGCCGAGCATCTCCGGCTCGCCGAGGGTCTTGGCGGCAATCTTGGGGTCGTCGAGCGCGTCGTGGGCGGCGTCGAGGGCGACCTTCTCGGCGCGTTCGACGTCGGCGGTCAGTGCGACGGGGACCTCGATGCGGGCGACGGCGTAGTCCTGGCTCATGTTGCCGACGCGGGCGATCTCGCCGTTGCGGACGTACCAGAGGGTGCCGTCGATGTCGCGCACGGTGGTGACGCGGAGGCCGACGCTCTCGACCTCGCCGGTCGCGTCGCCGAGGTCGACGGTGTCGCCGACGCCGTACTGATCCTCGAGCAGCATGAACACGCCGGTGACGAAGTCGCGCACCAGGTTCTGCGCACCGAAGCCGATGGCGAGGCCGACGACGCCGGCCGAGGCGATGAACGGGGCGATGTTGACGCCGAGGACGTTGAGGACGCCGAGGGCGAACCAGATCAGCAGCACGATCGACACGGTCGACTTCAGCACCGACGCGATGGTCTGGGCGCGCTGGGCGCGGCGTTCGGCGGTCCGGGCATTCGATGAGGTCGAGCGGTCGCGCAGGCCGCGCAGTAGGGCCGGTTTCCTGGAGGGCGGCGGGTCCTGGGGGGCCGCGGTCTTCCGAGTGCGTCCGGTGGCGGCGCGGTCGATCATCCGGTGCAGCACGAAGCGTGCGAGGAGAACCACGAAGGTGTACGCAACAATCCGGATGGGGACTTCGAGCAGCCAGTGCCGGTTGGTTTCGGTCCATTCGAAGGCAAGGTTGTATACATCCATCATCTCGACCGTACGACTACCCACAGGGTCAGATGCAAATCATGCAGTGGCTGAATCACTTTGACGCATCCGTCGACCGGCGAGGCATGTGCGGCGTCGGCCCAGCGTCAGCGACATTGTCGGCGCTTTGCATGCCAAACTAACGAGTGGCCATCATTCGCGTCGACCTGGCTGAGGGCTTCCTGTTTGGTGATGATGTGGTGCTCCTCACGATGGACGGCGACGGCGTCACTGCCTTGATGGACGCCGTCAAGAAAGCCGTCCGTGAAGGATCGAGCCGACTGTTCGACGGTGTGGTTCACGTCTTTGTCGTCGAAGCCGGCGCGGCCCACGTCCAACTGGGCGGCGATGGCATCACATGGCGATTCGACCGTGTGAAGGCTGACGAGGTGATCGAGCACCTGAGCGCTTTGAACAACCTCGATCGGCCCGGCCACTCCTACGTCGACATCTCCGAACCGGTCGACACTCTCGTGCTTTCGCGCGACGAGTACGTCGGGTAGCGCTGATGAGATCCACGTTATGCAGACGGCTACTCGCACTTCCGCTGCAAAAAGTGGATCTGGACGTGTCGGTGCCTGCTCGTATGGTTCGCGCATGGCAGCGCGGAGGGACTCAGGGGGCGGCGGGTTCGTCGGCGTCCTGGGGCTGCTGTTCCTGATCGGCCTGATCGTCAAGTACATCTGGTGGATCGTCGGGGCAGCCGCGGTGATCGGGGTCGGCGTCGGCATCTACTACGCCAGCCGGGCCGCGATCCGGCGTGCCGAGGAGCAGCAGCGGCTGGCCGAACGACGCGAGGAGGATCTGCGGATCCGCGCCGACCGGCAACGCCGGTGGACGCTGCTCGGCGACAGCCGCGCCGTCTACGGCGCGGAAGGCGAGGGCCCGACGCGCGCGGTCTCGCAACCGCCGGCGCACGACGACCGTCTAATCGCGAGGATGGCGACCACACCGAGCGAGCTGGCGGCGCTGAAGCGGGACAAGCCGCAGGCATGGGAGCACGCCCTGTTCGCGTCGGTGTTGATGCAACGCACGGCGGCCGTGTTGCCGCGGCTGCGGGACAGCGAGCTCGGGTTCACCGCGTCGGGTGTCGTCCGCGTGCCGTCGGGGTCGTATCTGGCGTCGAGGCTGACCAGTCTGATCGACCAGATGCTGGCGACCAATCAGCAGCTCGCGACGTTCGTGAACTCGCCGGCGTTCATGGCCGCGTTCGGCTCGGAGAGCAGCGAAGGCGACGCCGACGCGATCGAGCACACCGCGAACCGTCTGATGGACTACCAGGAGCAGCTGCTGGACCTGTCGGAGGAGTGCCGCGCACTGTCCGCGCCGTCGAAGTACACCGACGTGATCGCCGACTGCGCACGGCTTCTCGATGCGCCGCTGCAGGGCTTCCGGGAGTTCACCGCCGAGTACGTCGACATCATCGAGGCGCTGCCCCGCGTCCTCGCGCACGCTACCGGCGCCATCCACCTGGGCGGTCTCGCACTGGACATCGACGTCGACGACCACCTGCTGAGCCGGATCGAGAAACGTCTGCAGGCCATGAGTCGATGATTGCTCAGGAGCAGGCCGATACTGACGCTCGCGTCGATTGTCACAAGTGACGGATGGCTGACACCGCAGACACGGCTCCCGCACCGCTTGTTTGCGACAAGATCGCTGGCTAGTGTCTTCGCTAACCGGGAATTCTTTGAACAGTAGCGGTCCAGGCTCCGTCGGGGAACCCCATCACGTTCCAGGAAAGATTTGCCCATGAGCGCACCAGGCCGCCATCACGCCGACGGAGAACGTCGCCCCCATCACCGCCCCCTCCTGGGGCTCGCGGTCGCCGGCGCGTTGCTGCCGCTGGTCGCCACACCCACCGCTCATGCGGCGAGCGTGATCCCCGAGGGACCGCTGACGGTACGCACGATCAGCCCGGTGAAGGGCAACTACATCAACGAGACGCTGCAGGGGGCGGTCTGCGACGCACCCAACACGTGCACGGAGATCCCCTACCTCAGCTTCATCACCCCGTTCGGCGTCGCGCGGCTCGACGACGTCCTCAAGACCGAGGCCAACGACGAGCCGATCGTCATCTACGCCTACAGCAACGGCGCGCAGATCGCCCAGCACTGGATCGCCGATCACGCCGAGGACGCGGACGCTCCCCCGGCGGAGAACGTCACGTTCATCCTGATGGGCAACTCCACCCGCAAGTACGGGGGCGCGGACAACGAGTTCAACGTCTCGCAGCCGAGCCAGTATCACGTGATCGACATCGCCCGCGAATACGATCCGGTGGCCGACTTCCCGGACAACCCGCTCAATCTGCTGGCGCTGGCCAACGCGCTGTCGGGATTCATCACGCAGCACGACTACCGCGACGTCGACATCAACGACCCGAACAACATCGTGTGGGACGAGGGCAACACCACCTATGTGCTGGTGCCCACGGAGAACCTGCCGCTGCTGAACCCGCTGCGGCTGATCGGCTTGAACGCGCTCGCCGATCAGCTCAACGGTCCGCTGAAGGAGATCGTCGACAAGGGCTACGACCGCAGCTATATCCCCGCGGATGCCCTGCCGACTCCTGAGCCGACGCCGACTGTTGCCGCGAAAACCGTTGTCGCCGAGCCGGACCCCGCGCCGGCGGCGGTCACGAAGAAGACCGTTGTCGAGACCGAGGCGGTGACGAGCGCACCGGAGCCCGAGCCGGACGTCGAGGATGCGAAGCCCGCGAAGTCCGTCAAGTCCGTGAAGGAGTCGGTGTCGGAGGACAACGACGTGGCGGATGCGGTGCGGTCGATCACGAAGACAGCGACCAAAGAATTGAAGAAGCTGACCGAGCCGCTGAAGTCACTGAAGCCGTCGCGGCCGTCGGCCGACGATTCCACGTCGCCGAGCAAGCCGTCGACGCGGGATGCCGGCTCGTCAGATCACGGCTCGAGCGACAGCGGGGAGTAACCCGCTACTCGCTGTCGCTGCCGCCCGAGGACGCCGCGGCCTTGTCGGCCTTCGCCGGCGCGGCCGGGGCGCTCTCGGTCTTGGACTCGGTGTCGGCAGAGTCCTTCTCGTCGGCTCCCTTGGTCGGCTTCGTGGTCTCTTCGGTGTCCGAATCGTCCTTGCGCGCCGACTTTTTCGCTTCGAGGGTGTCGCGCAGCTTCTCGATGCGCTCCTGTCGGCGGGTGGCGGCGTCCTTCCAGGACGACGCACGCTTGACGGAGCGGGTCGGGGCGGGCGCGTCGTCCTCCGGCTTGGTCGCGGACTCGACGGCCAGCGTCGTGGTGGTGGGCTTCGGCGCGGGCGGACCGGTCAGGGTCGGCGGGATGCCGTACTCCATGGGCGGCCGGTTGTAGGCCGCATCGATCTTCGGGCGCAGCTTGCTGTCGAGGGCGGCGACGAACTTGGGGTCGAAGTGGAAGGCGACCATCGGCGCGAGGATCGGAAGCACCTCGGCGGGGATCAGGATGGTGGTGGTCGTCCCGCCGGCCTCATTGACGTCGATGGTGTACTCGGTCGGGTTGTTGCGGATGTCGAAGTTGGAGTTCTTGACGTGCAGGGTCATGGCTCCCATGACCGCGTTCGTGACGGCGAGCATGTTCCAGGCGTTGTCCGGGAAGTCGGCGAGGCCGTCGTATTCGGCGCGGACGATGAGGACGTCGTAGGGCGTGACGGGGGTGGGCAGGTCGGCGAGCTTGCCAAGGAACCGCTTGCTGGGTGCGCCGTAGATGGCGACGTTGAGTTCCGAGGGCGGCGGCGGCTCCTTGCCGTCGGTGGTGTTGGCGCGGTCGGCTTCGAGCCGGCGCAGCACCTCCATGACCGACGGCGCGCCTTCGGAGACGCCGCCGATGGTCTTGGGTCCGGCGTAGGCGGGGTCGTAGACGGCGGCGTAGAGATTGTCGGCGCCCTTGGCGACCGACGAGTAGAGCTCCTTGCCCGGGAAAGGAACGTTGACGCGCCGGTCATAGTCGGCGAAGTAGCCGCCGAACGCCTCAGCCATCTGCTGTTCGGTGAGCGTCGCGTAAACCCCCTTACCACCGAGGAGCAGGGCCGTCGAGGCGTTCGCCACGCCCGTACTCAGGGCGACGATCAGCGCTCCGAGAAGAACGACCAACCGATACATCTTCCACCCCACGTCTGCGCAGCTAACTGTCCGAGCCTGTCAAGTTTGACGGTACGGATGAGCGCGGGCGGAGGAATCGGGGAAACCCCCCGTGTTTCCTCAACCGCTCTGCAACCAGGGGCCGTCATCGTCGTCGTCGAAGTAACCCTGTTCCTTGGCCTTGAGGATCACGTCTCGCCTGAAGCGCGGTGCTTGCCGGTCGACGGCCGCGAGGGCCTCGGTCGTCAGCCCTTCTCGTATCCCGCTTCGCTCATGGGCGAACGGGATGAACGCCCTTAAGAGATCGGGAGTGCTCAGCTCGATCTCCAGAAAGGAGCCCTCGCAGAACGACGAGAAACCGTCGAGCGCTCCTTCGACACGGACAGCACTCCACCGCAGGGGGTCTCCTGTGCCCGTGTCCATCAAGTTCTCGAGCTGCTCCCAACGATGCCAACCCTCGAAAGGCCGGCCGGCCGGGGAAGCGAAGAATTCCTTCTGAAGTTCGAGTAGCTCGGCGGGCTCCCAGCTCGGCTGGGCGTACCCCGAGCCGCCGTCAGGCATCCGATCGACCAGCCATTGCACCAGCGGTCGGCACTGCGGCCAGGAGTCTGTCTTCATCGAAAACCGCGCCCCCTCCATACCCTGGAGCAGCCAGGCCTTCGCGTCTGCGACTGTCACGTCGACAGAACTCATGTCCGGGTCGTTGTCCTCGTCGGGATACCTGGCGATCAGATCGGCGATGGGTTCGGACCAGATTTCGGCTGTCTCGATCGTGGACATGGTGTTGTGGTTGATCCGGGTGGCACACACCATCGCGTATCCGCTCGGGAAGCGTGCGCCCACCACGATCTCGTCGACGTCGCCGAGGACGTGAGTGAATCGCGCGGCTCGATAGACCTCGACGCGCGGTAGTTCACCGATCCATTTCGGAACGTGATGACGCCGACGGGCGACCTCCTGCCGGCACGACGCCTGCGCGGCCGGATCGTCATCGAGAAATTCGGCGAGAGCCGCCAACAGCGCGGTGACCTCCGGAGAATCAATCGAGATAAATGACGCGATGAGACGCTCGCGATCGAGATCCGGTGGTGATGGTCGAGATCTGTAGCGGGCTAACGGATCCGGCCTCGACGACTCGATCACGTAGTTGACGATTGCCAGCAGACCCAGCGGGTGCTTCTTGGCCAGCGCCTCGCGGACCAGGTTGCAGAGGAGTTCATCGTGCTCGTCCAGCGTTGGCGTCGTGCGCAGTCGGCGCCGTGCGTCCCGTCGTGCCTGT contains:
- a CDS encoding mechanosensitive ion channel family protein, which gives rise to MDVYNLAFEWTETNRHWLLEVPIRIVAYTFVVLLARFVLHRMIDRAATGRTRKTAAPQDPPPSRKPALLRGLRDRSTSSNARTAERRAQRAQTIASVLKSTVSIVLLIWFALGVLNVLGVNIAPFIASAGVVGLAIGFGAQNLVRDFVTGVFMLLEDQYGVGDTVDLGDATGEVESVGLRVTTVRDIDGTLWYVRNGEIARVGNMSQDYAVARIEVPVALTADVERAEKVALDAAHDALDDPKIAAKTLGEPEMLGVQELRSDQVTLRMTVKTRPNAQWSVQRRLRREILRAFDANGIELPYPAARIAAAVSE
- a CDS encoding TetR/AcrR family transcriptional regulator gives rise to the protein MPLFRTGGLVAKGDVDQRIADATLELLRTRGPRGVTVEAVTARSGVAKTTIYRRYRDRREMLSAALGRLTPTAPPGADADPRERLRWVIEHAVEAVEGGIGFGGFAALLTDEDPEFTDVFRRLLAGQRAALETVIEDSWAGVDAATLIDALVGAYTAERARTGTVAEGWQTRLFDLFWPVVGSA
- a CDS encoding TetR/AcrR family transcriptional regulator gives rise to the protein MVERLASGRHQLSREEVAAHQRQRLFKALAAVMTTNGYSNTTVDDVIKEAKVSRATFYQHFESKQDLFMAGYARMQRHVIDAIRTVPTTGTPMQNFAVMLDRYLGFIALDPSTARLYLLEVYAAGPEAMRRRVELQQEFVAGVAQIFGARNDADRFACQALVAAISTLVINTLTGGDADAVVALRTPILEYTERVMGSAPSPHA
- a CDS encoding PE-PPE domain-containing protein → MVVLLGALIVALSTGVANASTALLLGGKGVYATLTEQQMAEAFGGYFADYDRRVNVPFPGKELYSSVAKGADNLYAAVYDPAYAGPKTIGGVSEGAPSVMEVLRRLEADRANTTDGKEPPPPSELNVAIYGAPSKRFLGKLADLPTPVTPYDVLIVRAEYDGLADFPDNAWNMLAVTNAVMGAMTLHVKNSNFDIRNNPTEYTIDVNEAGGTTTTILIPAEVLPILAPMVAFHFDPKFVAALDSKLRPKIDAAYNRPPMEYGIPPTLTGPPAPKPTTTTLAVESATKPEDDAPAPTRSVKRASSWKDAATRRQERIEKLRDTLEAKKSARKDDSDTEETTKPTKGADEKDSADTESKTESAPAAPAKADKAAASSGGSDSE
- a CDS encoding TetR/AcrR family transcriptional regulator, giving the protein MTIESRGLRERKKWQTRQAIRREALRLFTEQGFADTTVEQIAEAAEVSPRTFYRYFGVKEAVLISVDHSPLIVAAFIAAPRDLTPIAAYQYAVTEVFGSLSEEDRQADLLGQELLYQVPEAHGLIYAEMIKLIGLITDALQHRQDEPTDVAERRVLAGAIVGVIMGAAHNDPLPEKSLPLALTILDAKIAW
- a CDS encoding TIGR03617 family F420-dependent LLM class oxidoreductase — its product is MHVDAMTMPQPLLEVADLARRTQTAGFSGLLFTETGRTPYLNAAVAAQAAPGLELSTGVAVAFPRSPFVTAATAWELQEAAGGAFRLGLGTQVRTHVVRRYGVDFEHPGPRLRDYVLAVKACFAAFRTGKLDHRGDFYSLDFITPQWSPGPIDVPDPKVDIAAVNPWMLRMAGEVADGIHVHPLGEPGYIRRHVLPNRAAGAEKAGRSPDDIAVIVPVMTIVGDTDEERQRERELVRASMSFYGSTPNYAFIWDEAGFEGTTARIREKQKAGDFAGMAAQITDDHIAAFATESTWDGLADALRSKYDGVATRLVLYNALADREWFTRYGEVAQQLS
- a CDS encoding MFS transporter, producing MTTAAPSTWAPLRSPVFRALWIAQLVSNLGTWMQTVGAQWMLVEDPRAAVLVPLVQTATTLPVMLLALPSGVLADLVDRRRLLIATQGAMAAGVAFLATLTGFGLTTPAVLLIVLFVIGCGQALTAPAWQAIQPDLVPPQQIPAAAALGSMSMNGARAIGPAIAGALVSLAGPTLVFALNAVSFIGIVGVLLWWRRPPIEHTFPPERALAALSAGGRYIRSSPIVRRILLRTALFIGPASALWGLLPVIAANQLGLSSSGYGLLLGALGVGALLGALLLSRLRSRFGQNMLLALGAGGFAAATAVLALVPNFAAVLAALVVGGAAWLLSLSTLNASMQLSLPGWVRARGLSVYQLIFMGGQALGSVVWGVVAGTTSSVTSLLVSVGLLAACGVSLLWWPLHRSTGNLDLTPSSHWPEPNLLFEPEPLDGPVLVLTSYRVAPENEEGFIAAMAVLGRSRQRTGAAQWRLFRSVEEESTFVETFVVRSWGEHMHQHYTRLTGQDALIESNVQKYVDGEALSQHYLAVRDSG
- a CDS encoding PE-PPE domain-containing protein, with protein sequence MSAPGRHHADGERRPHHRPLLGLAVAGALLPLVATPTAHAASVIPEGPLTVRTISPVKGNYINETLQGAVCDAPNTCTEIPYLSFITPFGVARLDDVLKTEANDEPIVIYAYSNGAQIAQHWIADHAEDADAPPAENVTFILMGNSTRKYGGADNEFNVSQPSQYHVIDIAREYDPVADFPDNPLNLLALANALSGFITQHDYRDVDINDPNNIVWDEGNTTYVLVPTENLPLLNPLRLIGLNALADQLNGPLKEIVDKGYDRSYIPADALPTPEPTPTVAAKTVVAEPDPAPAAVTKKTVVETEAVTSAPEPEPDVEDAKPAKSVKSVKESVSEDNDVADAVRSITKTATKELKKLTEPLKSLKPSRPSADDSTSPSKPSTRDAGSSDHGSSDSGE